Proteins from a genomic interval of Magnetococcales bacterium:
- a CDS encoding DUF1788 domain-containing protein encodes MSRIKRLADSYGRHIAVPWREDAAAAQRVIFCVYHQTDERALRAGIGEFDIVTRRAGHGWILFDLTDTFAEWLAGQRYAVKYFQQPRLLSSLLPRYQEFIVARCKAFLADCQAGATDVVAFQGVGSLFGLLRVKPLVDQLAPLVPGRLVLFFPGSCEHDNYRLLDGYDGWNYLAMCITADKDG; translated from the coding sequence ATGAGTCGCATCAAGCGGTTGGCCGACTCCTACGGCAGACATATTGCCGTGCCGTGGCGGGAAGATGCCGCTGCTGCCCAGCGGGTCATTTTTTGTGTCTATCACCAAACCGACGAACGTGCCTTGCGTGCCGGGATCGGTGAGTTTGACATCGTCACCCGCCGTGCGGGTCATGGATGGATACTCTTCGACCTGACCGACACCTTTGCGGAGTGGCTTGCGGGACAGAGGTATGCGGTCAAATATTTTCAACAACCAAGGTTGCTGTCCAGTCTGCTTCCCAGGTACCAGGAGTTTATCGTGGCGCGTTGCAAGGCATTTCTGGCGGACTGCCAGGCTGGTGCAACCGATGTTGTGGCTTTCCAGGGGGTCGGATCGTTGTTTGGTCTGCTGAGGGTCAAACCCCTGGTGGATCAGTTGGCCCCGCTCGTGCCAGGACGTCTGGTACTGTTTTTCCCCGGAAGTTGCGAGCATGACAATTACCGCCTGCTGGATGGCTATGATGGCTGGAATTACCTGGCCATGTGCATCACCGCCGACAAGGACGGATAA